A region of the Pseudomonas silesiensis genome:
TTACCCACGCCTCAAAGAGGATGCCTGCATGTCGTCACTCGATCAGTTTCAGGCTCCGCTGGACGCCGACATGGAAAAGCAGCGTACGGAACTGGCCGCCATCATCCGCCGCAACACCCAGGACGATGGCACGTATGCCACGGCCGTCGGCTCGCTGTTCATGTCGCGCCACAGCCAGTCCCATGAGTTTGCCCCGGTGCTGGCGCAACCGGCGTTGTGCATCATGGCCCAGGGGCGCAAGGAAGTACGGCTGGCCAACGAGTTCTTCAACTACGACCCGCTGAATTACCTGGTGGTGTCGGTGTCGATGCCCTTGAGCGGACGGGTGGTGAATGTGTCCCCCGAGGAACCCATCCTCGCCGTGCGGCTGGATATCGACCCGGCGCAAATCACCGCCCTGATTGCCGATGCAGGCCCGCTTGGCGTGCCCACACGGCCCACGGGGCGCGGCCTGTATGTCGAACGGATAGACACGGCGATGCTTGACGCCGTATTGCGCCTGGCTCGCCTGCTGGACACACCGAAAGACATCGCCATGCTCGCACCGCTGATTCGCCGGGAAATTCTCTATCGACTGTTGCGCAGCCAGCAGGGCCATCGACTGTACGAAATTGCCATCGCCAACAGCCAGAGCCATCGCATCAGCCAGGCGATCAAATGGCTCAACGGCAACTATGAGCAACCGCTGCGCATCGATGACCTGGCCAAGGAAGTGAACCTGAGCGTGTCGACCTTGCATCATCGGTTCAAGGCCATGACGGCGATGAGTCCGTTGCAGTATCAGAAGCAGTTGCGCTTGCAGGAGGCGCGGCGGTTGATGCTGGCCGAAGGGCTGGAAGCGTCGGCGGCGGGGTATCGGGTGGGGTATGAAAGCCCCTCGCAATTCAGCCGGGAGTACAGCCGGTTGTTCGGGGCGCCGCCGTTGAGGGATCTGGCGCGGTTGCGGTTGACGGTTTGATCTGATTCACACACGACCCTAATGTAGGAGCGAGCGGTGCGGCGACCCGACTTGCCCGCGAACGGTCCGCCGCGGTCTGTCTGAATAACCGCGTTATCGTTCTTCGCGGGCAAGTCGGGTCGCCGCACCGCTCGCTCCTACAGCGTCAGGCGCCGAGCACGCGGCACGCCTCAGCCGGCAAGGTCACCGACACCGGATTGCCGATGCTCAACCCAAATCCCTGGCACGGCGTGCTCAACGCCGTAAACGACACCCCGGAACACTCCACGGTGGTTTCAATCGTCGCGCCGATATCACGCACGAACGTCACCTTGCCCAGCAACCGATTGCCCGCCGTCGCTTGCGGCTGCGACAGTTGCAGGTCTTCAGGGCGGATCAGCATCCTGACCTTCTCCCCCACCACGATGCTGCTGCAGATCGGCACTTGCAGCGCATCGCCACCCGGCAAGCTCACCCTGCCATTGCCCAGCGCGGTGGCCGGGAAAATGTTGCCCGAGCCGATGAAGTCCGCGACGAATTCGTTGGCCGGATGGCGGTAGATCTCGATCGGCGTCCCCACTTGCTGCACGCGATGCTCGCCCAGCACGACGACGATATCCGCCATGGTCATGGCTTCACGCTGATCATGGGTCACCATGATGGTGGTGATGTTGAGGCGCTGTTGCAGTTGGCGGATTTCCACCTGCATGGATTCGCGCAGCTTGGCATCCAATGCCGACAACGGTTCATCGAGCAACAGGATTTTCGGGTGATTGGCAATCGCCCGGGCAATCGCCACGCGCTGGCGTTGGCCGCCGGAGAGTTTCGACACCGGGCGGTCGATCATTTCCTGCAGTTGAATCAGTTGCAGCAGCTCCACCACCCGCGCCTGCTGCTCAGCCTTGCCGACCCCGCGCAGTTTCAGCGGATAGGCGATGTTTTCCCCCACGGTCATGTGCGGGAACAGCGCCAGGGATTGAAACACCATGCCGAAATTGCGCTGGTGCGCCGGGGTGTGGCCGATGTCTTCACCGTCCAGGCGAATCTCGCCACCGCTCAGGGTTTCAAGCCCGGCGATCATGCGCAGCAAGGTGGTTTTGCCGCAGCCCGACGGGCCGAGGAAACACACCAGTTTGCCCTCGGGCAAATGCAGGTTCACATCCTTTACCGCGCAGGCCGAGCCGTAATGTTTCTCGACGTTTTCCAGAATCAGACCAGACATATGAATCACCTCAAGAAATCAGAACGAAACGCCGCCTTCACCGACCAGCTTCTCCAACGCCCAGATCAGGACGAAGTCGATCAGCACGATCAGCACGGCAAACGAGAAAACGGTAGGGTCGAGCGAAGACACGGTGCGGCTGTACATCCAGATCGGCACGGTCATGACGTCGATGGTGTAAAGGAAATAGGTCACGGTGAATTCGTTGAACGAGACGATGAACGCCAGCAGCATCCCCGCGAGGATCCCCGACTTCATCAACGGCACCACCACATCGACAATCGCCCGCAGCGGTGAAGCGCCGAGCATTTGCGCGGCCTCTTCGACTTCGCTGCCGATGGAGAGCATCGCGGCGGTGCAGTTTTTCACCACGAACGGCAACGCCAGGATCACGTGGGCAATCACCAATCGCGAGGTGGTCATCTGGAATGGCAGGCTGTCGAACACCAGCAGCAACGCCAGGCCCAACACCACCATCGGGAACACCAGGGGCAACGACATCAGCTGCAGTGCGACGGCCTTGCCGCGGAACTCGCAACGGGTCAGCGCATAAGCGGCCGGCACCGCGACAATGGTGGCGAAGACCATGGTCAGGCAAGCGACCATCAGGCTGGTGCTCATGGCCTTGCCCAGGCTCAGCACATCGCTGGAGTCCGGCGAGACAAAGGTGTGCCAGGCGGCCTTGTACCATTGCAGGCTGTAGCTGCTCGGCGGGAAGTCGAGGTTCGACGCTCCGCTGAACGACATCACGATCATGGTCAGGATCGGCAATACCGCCAGCAGCAGGATGAAGCCCGACAGGATGCCGGCAAACTTGCCGGTCTCCCCGGGCAGCAGCCCATAACGTTTCTTGGTCAGGGTGCTCATTGGGAAGCCTCCAGCATGCGCCGACGACGGCCGGTGATAAATTCGGACAAGGTCATGATCGCGAGCGTGGTGACGATCAACACCACACCGGCAGCGGAGGCGGCAGGCCAGTTCATCAGCGGGGCGATCTGGTCATGCACCATCACCGCCAGCATCGGCACGCGCCGGCCACCGAGCAGCAGCGGTACCACGAAGCTGCTGGCGTTGTAGGCGAAGACCAGCGTCGCGCCAGTGATGATCCCCGGCATGCTCATCGGCAACACCACTTGACGGAACACCTGCCAGCGGCTCGCACCCAGGGTTGCAGCGGCTTCTTCATAAGTACGGGCGACGCCGCGCATGGCGCTGGCAATCGGCAGCACCGCCAGCGGGAAGGCCGTCTGCACCAGGCCCATCAGCACGCCATTCTGGTTGTACAGCAGCATGATCGGCCGCTTGATCAGGCCCAGGCCCATCAGCGCCTGGTTGAGCATGCCGCCAGGACCCAGGATCACCAGCCAGCCATAGCTTTGCAGCAGCAGGTTGACCAGCAACGGCAACAGCACCGCCGCGAGGAAGATCCGGCGCGCAAAGGGCGAGGTCAGCCGCGACATGGTGTAGGCCACCGGGATCGCCAGCACCACCGCGATCACCGCGCTGATCAGGGCCAGGCGCAGGGTCAGCAGCAAGGATTTGAGGTAATAGGGTTCCAGCAGCTGGGCGTAACTGGCCAGGCTGAACCCGGTCCATTCCGCGCCCTTGGTGCCCACGCTCATGCGCAGGACCAGCAGGCTGGCGGCAATCAGCACGCCCAGAAACAGCATCGACGGCGAGAGGAATAACCAGGCGCGGGTCGTCGGCGAAACGCCCCGGTTGATGCGCACAGGTGCCGCGCTTATCGGGTGTGTCAGAGGTTGGTGTTCCATGGCAGTGGTCTCGTCAATGGAAAGCAGCTGGCAAACACAGCCCTCAAAACCACTTCGGCCCCTGTGGGAGCGAGCTTGCTCGCGATAGCGGTGTATCAGTCGACATCAATGTTGAATGACAGTCAGCAATCGCGAGCAAGCTCGCTCCCACAGGGGATCTTCGGTGGTTGAAGATCCTGTGTTCGCCACTCGATCAGGAAGAAAAGATTTCCGTATAACGACGAATCCATTGGTCATGCACGGAGGCCAGGAAGGCGTTGTCGTGCATGATCGCCTTCTCGGCAATCTGCTCCGGCGTGAGGATGTACGGGCTCTTGCGCGCTTCGGCGGAGATGATTGCCTTGGCATTGACCGGACCGTTGTAGATGTCCTCGGCCATCTTGCCCTGCACCAGCGGGTCCAGGGAGTGGTTGATGAAGGCGTAGACCAGGTCGGTATCGCCCGGGCGATTCTTCGGCATCACCGACAGCATCAGGTCGGTGTAGAAGCCTTCCTTCATGCCAAAGGTGGCGCCCAGACCGTAAGCCGGATCGCGGATCTGTTTCGGGAAAAACGCCGGTGCGTACAACCCGCCCATGTCCAGGGAACCGGTGCGGAACAGCTCGGCGATCTGGTTCGGGTTTTCACCCAGGGTCACCACGCGATCCTTGAGTTCGGCGAGCTTCTTGAAGCCCGGCTCGATGTTGTGTTCGTCACCACCGGCCAGTTTGGCGGCGATGATGATCAGGTCCATCGCCTCGGTCCAGTTCGGTGGCGGCAGGAAGATGTTCGGCGACAGGTCCGCGTCCCACAGGGCGGCATAGCTCTGCGGCGCCTCCTTCACGGTGCGGGTGCTGTAGACCAGGCTGTTGCACCACAGCAGGTAACCGATGCCGTGGCCACTGGCGCCGGTGCGGTATTTCTCCGGCACGTCGACCAGGTTGGGAATGCGGTTGAGGTCGGGTTTTTCCAGCAGCCCGGCGGCGGCCAGGCCTTCGGCGCCGACGCCGGCCAAGGTGATGACGTCGTACTGTGGACGATCACCGGCAGCCTTGAGTTTGGCGACCATTTCCGAGGTGCTGCCGGTGCGGTCGGCGATGACCTTGCAACCGTACTTGTCTTCGAAGGTGGCTGCGATGTTGCGCAGTGCGGCCAGGCCGGTGTCGTCGGACCAGGTCAGCAGGCGCAAGGTCTTGCCCTGGAAGCGCGTGTCGCTGGCATTGGCCCGGACGAAGGGCAGGCTCATGGCCGCGGCGGCTACGGACGCCACACCCACGGTTTTGATGAATTGACGTCGGTTCAGATCATGCTCGCCCATGAAGGACTCCCTTTGTTTTTGTAAGTATGAGGTGGGTCGCAACCCTTGCATCCGCGCGGTCGGAGCTGCTTGAAGCCCCCGGTTTCAAAGGGCAAGGGCGGCGCCGACAGCTTCATCCTGAGGTCGTGCAAAACAGCTGACTATCGATAAAAACTCATTGAAGCCATGACGCCAGTGCATGCCTCATCACGAGGCATGCACTGACCGTTTTCGAGCCGTCAGAGCGCCCGAATCACGTGTTTGATTTCCTGAAAGGCCTGCAAGCCCCACGGGCCCAATTCACGGCCAATGCTGCTCTGCTTGTAGCCACCCCAGGCGGTCTGCGGGAAGATCACTTGTGGCGCGTTGATCCACACCAGCCCCGCCTGCAAGGCATTGGCGACCCGATCCGCAGCCTCGGTGTCGCGAGTAACGACACTGGCCACCAGGCCGAACTGGCTGTCATTGGCCAGGGCAATCGCCTCGGCTTCGCTGGCAAAACTGCGCACGCAGATCACCGGACCGAAAATCTCTTCACACCACAGCGCACTGTCCAGGGGCACATCGCTGAAAATCGTCGGCTGCAAAAAATAGCCGCGCGGCAGGTCCGCCGGACGATTGCCGCCGCAAATCAGTTTGGCGCCGGCACTCAGACCGCGATCGATGTGACCGAGCACCCGCTGGTATTGCGCCTGATTGACCAGTGCGCCCATTTCCACGTTCGGGTCGAACGGATCCGCCACACGAATCGCTTCGGCGCGGGCTTTCAGTTTCGACAGGAACTCATCGGCCAATTCATCGGCGACCAGCACCCGGCTGGTGGCCGAACACATCTGCCCGGCGTTGAAGAAACCGCCGCCACAAGCCACTTCCACGGCCAGTTCGAGATCGGCATCGGCGAGCACCAGCAGCGAGGATTTACCTCCCAGTTCCAGGCTGACGCCCTTCACCGTTTCCGCTGCCCGTTGCATCACTTGCACACCGACCGCGTTACTGCCGGTGAAAGAAATCTTGGCGATGCGCGGATCAGCCGACAGCGGCGCACCGACCGCCAGGCCCGTGCCGCAGACCAGGTTGAACACGCCCTTGGGCAGGCCCGCCCCGGCGATGATCGCCGCCAGTTCCAGCTCCGGCAGAGGGGTGACTTCCGAGGGTTTGAGCACCACGCAGCAGCCAGCGGCCAACGCCGGGGCGAGTTTCCAGGCGGTGGTGACCATCGGGAAATTCCACGGCACGATCAGGCCGACCACACCGCAGGGTTCGCGACGCAGGCGGGCGCTGAAATCGTCGGTAGGCAACTCGACCGCACTGTCCTGTTTCCCGTCGAGGGCTTCGGCCAGCCCGGCGTAATACTCGAACGTGGCGATCACGTCATCGACGTCGATGGCCGCTTCGAACAGTGGCTTGCCGTTGTTGCTCGACTGCAAGTGCATCAACTGCTCGCGACCGGCCTGCACGCCCGCGGCGATTTTGCGCAGGATCGCACCACGCTCGGCGCCGGTGGTGGTCGACCAGCCCTTGAAGGCTTCGGTCGCCGCGCTGACGGCTTGATCGACAGCGCGTTCATCGCCGCCGTTGACGGTGGTCAGCAAGGCTTCGGTCGCGGGATTGATCACCCGCAGATGTTCGCTGCCGGCCGACCATTGGCCATTGATGTACAGGCCATCGAGCGTCGTAGGAAAACTCATTTCGACACCGCCTGCATCCACTGGGCCTGGTCGATTTCGATCAGCGTCGGGCCTTGGCGATCGGTGGCGACGCGCAGTGCGCTGCGCAGCTGCTCGACCCCGTTGACGGCTTCGGCGGCACAACCCAGCGCCTTGGCAACGCCAATGAAGTCCGGGGTATAGATGTCCACACCGACCGGCTCGATGGCGCGGTTGACCATGTATTTCTTGATCTCTTCGTAGCCCTGGTTATTCCACAGCAGGACGATCACCGGGGTGCGCGCTTCAACGGCGCTGGCCAGTTCCGGCAGGGTGAATTGCAGGCCGCCGTCACCGATCAGGCACACCACCGGGGGGCGAACACCCTTTTCAACACTGCCGCCGAGCCAGGCGCCAATCGCCGCTGGCAACGCATAGCCGAGGGTGCCGTAGCCGGTGGACGAGTTGAACCAGCGACGCGGACGCTCCGGGTTGAAGGTCAGGTTGCCGGTGTAGACCGGTTGGGTCGAATCACCGACAAAAACGGCGTCCGGCAGTTCATGCAGGACGGTTTCCAGGAACCGGGTCTGGGCCAGGGTCGGCGCGTCCCAGCTGGCGGCGAGTTCTTCGCGCAAGCGTGCGGCACGGACCTGTCCCCAATCGTTGCGGCGCTCGGCCAGCGACTTGTGGGACAGTGCGCTCAGCAAGGCCTGGGCCGCATTTCGCGAGTCCGATACCAGCGCCACGTGCGGCGGATAGTTGCGCACGGTCTGGTCCGGGTCGATGTCCACCCGCAGCAATTTGCCAGGAATCTCGAAACCACCGGCGAAGGTGATGTCGTAGTCGGTCTCGGCCAGTTCGGTGCCGATCGCCAGCACGACATCGGCCTCTGCCACCAGGGCGCGGGTCGCGACCAGGCTCTGGGTCGAACCGATCAGCAACGGGTGGTTGGATTCGAGCATGCCTTTGGCATTGATGGTCAGGGCCATCGGCGCGTCCAGCAGCTCGGCCAGTTCAGTCAGTTCGGCAGCCGCATCGATGGCGCCGCCACCGGCGAGAATCAACGGGCGCTTGGCACCGGCGAGCAACTCGGTCATGCGGCTGATCGCGCTCGGCGAAGCACCGGCGCGGTCGATGTTCACCGGCACGCTGGCGAGCAGGTCATCGGCTTCTTCGACCAGCACGTCCAACGGGATTTCGATGTGCACCGGACGCGGACGACCGGCCTGGAACAGGGCAAAGGCACGGGCCAGCACGCCCGGCAACTCGGACGCCGACATCAGGGTGTGGGAAAACGCCGCGACACCGCCAACCAGGGCGCTCTGGTTCGGCAGCTCATGCAGCTTGCCGCGACCGCCGCCCAGCTGGTTGCGGGTCTGTACGCTGGAGATCACCAGCATCGGGATTGAATCGGCGTAGGCCTGGCCCATGGCGGTGGTGATGTTGGTCATGCCAGGGCCGGTAATGATAAAGCACACGCCCGGCTTGCCGCTGGTACGCGCATAGCCGTCAGCCATGAAACCGGCGCCCTGTTCGTGGCGCGGCGTGACGTGGTTGATGCTCGAACGGGCCAGCCCGCGGTACAGCTCCACGGTGTGAACCCCGGGAATGCCGAACACCTGCTCCACCCCATAATCTTCGAGTAATTTGACCAATACTTCGCCGCACGTCGCCATGTCATTGCCCTTCTTGTTCGTTTGAGACGCCGGGCCTGCGCAGTGTTTATGATGGATCGGCAGGTCCAGGGATGGCCTCATTGGAACGGGCGACACCTAGCCGCAACAATGGATAAAAAGTCATACTAGCCATGACCTCACGTCATACCTTGGATCCCAATGAAACGATTGCCACCCCTGCCGGCACTGCACACTTTTCTGATCACCGCGCAGTGCTGCAACTTCACCAGGGCCGCCGAGCAGCTGTACATCACCCAGGGCGCGGTCAGTCGGCAGATCGCCGGGCTGGAAGATCATCTGGGTTATGAACTGTTCATTCGCCAGGCCCGGGGTCTTGATCTCACGGCCGAAGGACGGGAGTGGCTGCCCCGGGTGCAGCAGATTTTCGGCTTGATCGACGCGGCGGTGGAGCAGATCGGCGAGAAACGCGAAACCCTGCAACTCAAGGCCCCGACCTGCGTCATGCGCTGGTTGTTGCCGCGCCTTTTACAGTGGCAAAGAGAGCGTCCGGATGTGCCGGTGGAGTTGACCACTACGGTCAAGCACGGCGTGGATTTTCATCGCGAGCAGTTCGATGCGGCGGTGATGTACGGAGCGCCGCCCGACAGTGCGCTGGCCTCCTGTCACCTGTTCGATGAGCAACTGACGCCCGTCTGTTCCCGGCCGATGCTGGAAGGGCCGATGGCCTTGCAGACACCTGCCGATCTGCAACACCACTTGCTCCTGCACCCCACCCGCGATGAGCGCGACTGGAACGCGTGGTTGAAAGCAGCGAATCTTCAGTTGGGCAACGTCAGCAAAGGGCAGCATTTCGAAACGCTGGACCTGGCGATGTCGATGGCGTCTCAGGGAACTGGCGTGGCGATTGGCGATTGGTCGTTGATTGGCGACGACCTGAGCGCCGGAAGGCTGGTCATGCCGTTTGAATTGAAGGTGAAAACCGGGCTGGCGTATTACCTGGTTTTCCCCGACAAGCCCGGGCCTTCGCCGAAATTGCGCGAGTTGATGGGCTGGCTGGTGGAGCAGGCTCAGGCGCGCTGAGCCCGAAGGCTTGGCGCACAACCCTGTGGGTGGCACCAATGATTGCGATCTTGTTCATGACGTTCTCCAGTTGGATTTTGGTGAGTCAGTACAAATCTGGATGATGAAAGGACATTACTCATTCACCCCACTTCATCTCGCCCTTGGCGACTTTGGCACTCAGTTCAAGCGAGCTTTCTTCGCCCAGCTTCGGGTAGCGTTTTTTCATCGCGGCTATCAGCGCGGCAGCGTCCTTTGCCTTGGCGGTTTCTTCATCGAACGCCTTGATGTAATCGGCGGTGAACTGCACGGCGGCCAGCGAACGGGCGCTCTCACCGAGGTAATGACCCGGCACGATGGTTTTCGGTTTCAAGCTTTCGATGGCGTGCAATGTGGTCAGCCAATCGGCGTGGGACTGCGGCGTCTGGGTGTCGGCCATCCACACGTGGATGTTTTCCGCGACGACGACGCCACCGACCACAGCCTTGATCGACGGAATCCAGACAAAGGCGCGATCCGGCTGCTTGCCGTCCAACCCCACCACCTGCAACTTCTGCCCTTCGAGCATCAGGCTGTCGCCTTTGAGTACCTGCGGCACGATGGTTTTGGCCGGTACGTCGGCGCCCATTTTCGGCCCCCAGAACGCCAGTTTGCCGTCGACGGTTTTCTGGATGTGATCCACGGTCGGCTGTGAGGCGAGCACTTTGGCGTTGGGAAATGCGGCGGTCAGGGTGTCGAGGCCGAAGTAGTAATCCGGGTCACCGTGGCTGATGTAGATGGTGGTCAGTTGCTTGCCGCTGGCGCGGATCTTCTCGACCACTTGCTCGGCCTGGGATTTGCCAAATTGTGCATCCACCAAAATCGCTTCTTTCTCGCCGCTGACCAATACCGAGGTCACCGGGAAGATCGCCTTGTCGCCCGGGTTGTAGACATCCAGGGTCAGTGTCGATGCAGCCGCTGCGTGGGCGGCGAAACCGAGGGTGGCGGTGGCCAGCAAAATACGTTTAAGCGAGGTGAAGCCGATCATCTGTTGCTCCGTTGTCCGAATGCCGTGCTTGGCGATGGGACAGAGCTTAGTTGCATGACTCAGTACAAAAAATGCGATGCTGGAACATAGTTTGTTTCTGAAAGCGGGCAAATGATGGATCGTCTACAAGCAATGCGGGTGTTCGTCACGGTGGTTGACCTCGGCAGCCAGTCCGCCGCCGCCGATCACCTGGACCTGTCACGGCCGGTGGTTTCGCGCTATCTGGCGGAGCTGGAGGATTGGGTCGGCGCACGCCTGATGCACCGCACCACGCGCAAGCTGAACCTGACAGCCGCCGGCAGTGAAATCCTGCCTCGATGTCGGCAGATGCTCGACCTGTCCACTGACATGCAAGCCGCCGTCAGCGAACCGGACGAGGCACCGCGCGGCCTGTTGCGGATCAGCGTCAGCACTTCGTTCGGTCAGGCACAACTGGCGGATGCCATGGCCGCCTACGTCAAACGTTATCCCGGCGTGAGCATCGACATGCAGATGCTCGACCGCACGGTGAATCTGGTGGATGAGCGCATCGATCTGGCGATCCGCACCAGCAACGACCTGGACTTGAACCTGATCGCGCGGCGGCTGACGGTCTGCCGCTCGGTGATCTGCGCCTCCCCCGCTTATCTGCTCGAACACCCGACGCCGCTGCGGGTCGAGGATCTGAGCCAGCACAATTGCCTGACCCACTCTTACTTCGGCAAAAGCCTCTGGCATTTCGAGGAGGACGGTGAGCAGGTTTCAGTGCCGGTGCAGGGCAACATCAGCGCCAACGAAGCCAGCACGTTGTTGCGCGCGGCGATGGCCGGCGCCGGGGTGGCGATGCTACCCAGCTATCAGGCCGGCGTGCATATCCATAGCGGCGACCTGATCCGCCTGCTGCCCCATGCCGAACCCCGACAGATGAACATCTACGCAGTGTATGCCTCACGCAAACACATGCCGGCGGCGTTGCGCAGCATGCTGGATTTTCTGGTGCTCAGATTTCCCGAGGAGCCGGAGTGGGATATCGGACTTTAAGGTGACCCCTGTGGGAGCGAGCTTGCTCGCGATAGCGGTGGGTCAGGCAACACCGTTATTGAATGATCAACCGCTATCGCGAGCAAGCTCGCTCCCACAGGGGGTATCAGCGTGCTGAATACCGGGTTACATACAAATGCCGCTTTGGTGGCAACTCACTGGCGCTGACCTATGCTCAAAGTAATACCGAAGGGTATTCGTTCAGAGGTCAACGCCATGAACATCAAAACAAGAAGATACCTCGCTATTTTCATCACCTGCGCGGCCACGCTCGCGCTATATGGCACAGCAGCCTGGCGGGTCGAGCAGTTGCGTCAGTTGCCCCGTGAAGCCGCGAGTTGCAACTTCGAGCGCTGCATACCCCACAACACGACCTTCAACGCCCTCCGTTGACGAAGAGGATCAGGTCTCGTTGCCCTGATCGGCCTTCAAGCGGTCGCGAAAAGCCTTGGGCGAGATCCCTACCCGGCGTCGGAACAGGCGCGTGAAGTTGGTCGGATCGGAAAACCCCAACACGTCGGACATTTCATAAATGGTCATGCTGGTATAGGTCAGCAAGCGCTTGGCCTCCAGCAACTGACGCTCGTGCATGATCTGCAACGCCGGTTGCCCCGCCAGTTCACGACACGTGCCGTTAAGGTGGGACACGGAGATCCCCAGACGATGCGCCAGGTCTTCGACCTTGACGTGCTGGCGATAGGTTTCTTCCACCAACTGGATAAAACCGTTGAGGTATTCCCGGGCTCGCTGGGGGCGCTGGCTGGCGGAGCGGCGTTGGATCACCTGACGGCTGACCCACACCATGATCACGCTGACCAGCGAATGCATCAGCATTTCCCGGGCCGGTTGATGGCCGGTGTACTCGTTTTGCAGCGCGGCAAACAAGCTGTTGAGGTACTCGCCTTCCTTGCCCGCCGGATAACTTTCAGCCTCGGCCAGGGCATTCACCGAGTTGCCCAGTTGCGCCTGCAGATGGGCGACCAGCGGCGCGGCCAGGGTCACGACAAAACCTTCGACATCTTCAGAAAACCGAAAGCCGTGCACCGATAACGGTGGCAGGATCTGGATCGCCGGCTCGGTCAGTTGCGTACGTTTACCTTCGATTTCAAGCTCTGCCTGACCTTTGAATACGAAGAGCAACTGGCATAAATCGGCGTGACGGTGGGGTTTGATTTCCCATTGGTGTTCGCGGCTGCGGTTGGAGATGGTTTCACAGTGCAGCAAGTCCGGGGTCGGCCAGTCCAGGCTTTCACCGTAGAGCTTGAACACTGGAATCGAACGCAGGTCAGGCTTGTTCATCACTTCAATCCAGGCCTCAGGGGGTGGCGGAAGATAATCGCACCGATTCGCAGAATGTACAGGTTTCGCGCAGTTTTCACCTTCAATTGACCGACCCGCAAGTGAAAAATGCAAGTACTCGGTCCATAAAAATCATCAGCGCATCGCCGAGCCGGAACCCCGGTCTTATATCGGGGCCGAAGCGCGTCGAACAACCCTTTCATAAAATGACGCCGGACTTCCGTACGAGGCTATCGAATAGCCTACTACCGACTTACACTGGCGAGCACTGACCCGCTCGCCTCGCGCCTGGCGGGTGTCCATCACTGCCCGCAGGTTATACCGTGACCAACCTCAACCAGCCTGATACGCCCAAGCCGGCCATTCGCAGCGTGTTGATCGCCCTGATGCTGGCCATATTTCTCGGCGCGCTGGACCAGACTATCGTCGCCGTTTCAATGCCCGCCATCTCCGCGCAATTCAAGGACGTCAGCCTGTTGGCCTGGGTCATTTCCGGCTACATGGTGGCAATGACAGTGGCAGTGCCGATCTACGGCAAATTGGGCGACCTGTACGGGCGCCGCAGGTTGATGCTGTTCGGCATGGGCTTGTTCACGCTGGCTTCGTTGTTTTGCGGCCTGGCGCAGAGCATGGAGCAGTTGGTGCTGGCGCGGATTTTTCAGGGTATTGGTGCCGGCGGGATGATTTCGGTCAGCCAGGCAATCATCGGCGACATCGTGCCACCC
Encoded here:
- a CDS encoding LysR substrate-binding domain-containing protein, whose protein sequence is MKRLPPLPALHTFLITAQCCNFTRAAEQLYITQGAVSRQIAGLEDHLGYELFIRQARGLDLTAEGREWLPRVQQIFGLIDAAVEQIGEKRETLQLKAPTCVMRWLLPRLLQWQRERPDVPVELTTTVKHGVDFHREQFDAAVMYGAPPDSALASCHLFDEQLTPVCSRPMLEGPMALQTPADLQHHLLLHPTRDERDWNAWLKAANLQLGNVSKGQHFETLDLAMSMASQGTGVAIGDWSLIGDDLSAGRLVMPFELKVKTGLAYYLVFPDKPGPSPKLRELMGWLVEQAQAR
- a CDS encoding MBL fold metallo-hydrolase, producing the protein MIGFTSLKRILLATATLGFAAHAAAASTLTLDVYNPGDKAIFPVTSVLVSGEKEAILVDAQFGKSQAEQVVEKIRASGKQLTTIYISHGDPDYYFGLDTLTAAFPNAKVLASQPTVDHIQKTVDGKLAFWGPKMGADVPAKTIVPQVLKGDSLMLEGQKLQVVGLDGKQPDRAFVWIPSIKAVVGGVVVAENIHVWMADTQTPQSHADWLTTLHAIESLKPKTIVPGHYLGESARSLAAVQFTADYIKAFDEETAKAKDAAALIAAMKKRYPKLGEESSLELSAKVAKGEMKWGE
- a CDS encoding 5-guanidino-2-oxopentanoate decarboxylase, coding for MATCGEVLVKLLEDYGVEQVFGIPGVHTVELYRGLARSSINHVTPRHEQGAGFMADGYARTSGKPGVCFIITGPGMTNITTAMGQAYADSIPMLVISSVQTRNQLGGGRGKLHELPNQSALVGGVAAFSHTLMSASELPGVLARAFALFQAGRPRPVHIEIPLDVLVEEADDLLASVPVNIDRAGASPSAISRMTELLAGAKRPLILAGGGAIDAAAELTELAELLDAPMALTINAKGMLESNHPLLIGSTQSLVATRALVAEADVVLAIGTELAETDYDITFAGGFEIPGKLLRVDIDPDQTVRNYPPHVALVSDSRNAAQALLSALSHKSLAERRNDWGQVRAARLREELAASWDAPTLAQTRFLETVLHELPDAVFVGDSTQPVYTGNLTFNPERPRRWFNSSTGYGTLGYALPAAIGAWLGGSVEKGVRPPVVCLIGDGGLQFTLPELASAVEARTPVIVLLWNNQGYEEIKKYMVNRAIEPVGVDIYTPDFIGVAKALGCAAEAVNGVEQLRSALRVATDRQGPTLIEIDQAQWMQAVSK
- a CDS encoding LysR family transcriptional regulator, coding for MDRLQAMRVFVTVVDLGSQSAAADHLDLSRPVVSRYLAELEDWVGARLMHRTTRKLNLTAAGSEILPRCRQMLDLSTDMQAAVSEPDEAPRGLLRISVSTSFGQAQLADAMAAYVKRYPGVSIDMQMLDRTVNLVDERIDLAIRTSNDLDLNLIARRLTVCRSVICASPAYLLEHPTPLRVEDLSQHNCLTHSYFGKSLWHFEEDGEQVSVPVQGNISANEASTLLRAAMAGAGVAMLPSYQAGVHIHSGDLIRLLPHAEPRQMNIYAVYASRKHMPAALRSMLDFLVLRFPEEPEWDIGL
- a CDS encoding helix-turn-helix domain-containing protein, which codes for MNKPDLRSIPVFKLYGESLDWPTPDLLHCETISNRSREHQWEIKPHRHADLCQLLFVFKGQAELEIEGKRTQLTEPAIQILPPLSVHGFRFSEDVEGFVVTLAAPLVAHLQAQLGNSVNALAEAESYPAGKEGEYLNSLFAALQNEYTGHQPAREMLMHSLVSVIMVWVSRQVIQRRSASQRPQRAREYLNGFIQLVEETYRQHVKVEDLAHRLGISVSHLNGTCRELAGQPALQIMHERQLLEAKRLLTYTSMTIYEMSDVLGFSDPTNFTRLFRRRVGISPKAFRDRLKADQGNET